A region of Natribaculum luteum DNA encodes the following proteins:
- a CDS encoding radical SAM protein, which produces MSDPDPDSLTVTLVDGYVDEPAHFGVPPYVSTYPRYTAGALVDAGVAPDRITYHTIDALRDDPDRWRDVDEADLLIYLGGMTVPGKYVGGTPAEPDEVRKLAWTASGTSLMGGPVKFGVGDENAGAIETERQDLDFDFVAKGDVEAAAYDLVENGLEGFNDRMRDVPEVTQWARKGAFVVEQHPNHPDYLICELETSRGCAYRCSFCTEPLYGNPSFRPPETVVDEVDALSDHGIKHFRLGRQADILAYGGDGEAPNPDALRDLYGGIREVAPDLETLHLDNMNPITIAKWPEASREGIRIIAEHNTPGDTAAFGLESADPVVQEENNLAVSTEECLEAVRIVNEEGGWRPGEEGEAHSASGSRAAKPRGPSTGENAPNRLPKLLPGINLVHGLKGEREETYEHNLEFLRRIYDEGLMLRRVNVRQVMAFAGTEMSDTGAEIAREHKKQFKPYKRQVREEIDNPMLERVAPPGTVLPDVHLEYHQDGRTFGRQLGTYPLLVAIPGERPIGETIDVAVVDHGYRSVTGVPYPLNLNAASMDELTTVPGVGKRRAGDIVVNRPYESVADAGVDAEVDLSRFATARSSEQAD; this is translated from the coding sequence ATGTCCGACCCCGATCCCGACTCGCTCACAGTCACGCTCGTCGACGGCTACGTCGACGAGCCGGCGCACTTCGGGGTCCCGCCGTACGTCTCGACGTACCCCCGGTACACGGCCGGCGCGCTCGTCGACGCCGGCGTCGCTCCCGACCGGATAACCTACCACACGATCGACGCCCTGCGGGACGACCCCGACCGGTGGCGGGACGTCGACGAGGCCGACCTGCTGATCTACCTCGGCGGGATGACCGTCCCCGGCAAGTACGTCGGTGGGACGCCCGCCGAACCCGACGAAGTCCGCAAACTGGCCTGGACCGCGAGCGGCACGAGTCTCATGGGCGGTCCGGTCAAGTTCGGCGTCGGCGACGAGAACGCGGGCGCGATCGAGACCGAACGCCAGGACCTGGACTTCGACTTCGTCGCGAAAGGCGACGTCGAGGCTGCCGCCTACGACCTGGTCGAGAACGGCCTCGAGGGGTTCAACGATCGGATGCGCGACGTCCCCGAGGTCACGCAGTGGGCCAGGAAAGGCGCGTTCGTCGTCGAACAGCACCCGAACCACCCCGACTACCTCATCTGCGAACTCGAGACCTCCCGCGGTTGTGCCTACCGGTGTTCGTTCTGTACCGAACCGCTGTACGGCAACCCGAGTTTCCGGCCGCCCGAGACGGTCGTCGACGAGGTCGACGCCCTCTCGGACCACGGGATCAAGCACTTCCGGCTCGGCCGGCAGGCCGACATCCTGGCCTACGGCGGCGACGGCGAAGCGCCGAACCCCGACGCCCTTCGCGACCTCTACGGCGGCATCCGCGAGGTCGCCCCCGACCTCGAGACGTTGCATCTCGACAACATGAACCCGATCACGATCGCGAAGTGGCCCGAGGCCTCGCGGGAGGGTATCCGGATCATCGCCGAGCACAACACGCCCGGCGACACGGCGGCGTTCGGCCTCGAATCGGCCGACCCCGTCGTCCAGGAGGAGAACAATCTCGCGGTCTCGACGGAGGAGTGTCTCGAGGCGGTCCGGATCGTCAACGAGGAGGGGGGCTGGCGGCCGGGAGAGGAGGGCGAGGCGCACAGCGCCTCGGGAAGCCGAGCGGCGAAGCCGCGAGGCCCCTCGACCGGCGAGAACGCCCCGAATCGCCTCCCCAAACTCCTCCCGGGGATCAACCTCGTCCACGGGCTCAAAGGCGAGCGCGAGGAGACCTACGAGCACAACCTCGAGTTCCTCCGTCGAATCTACGACGAGGGGCTGATGCTCCGGCGGGTGAACGTCCGCCAGGTGATGGCGTTCGCCGGCACCGAGATGTCCGATACCGGCGCGGAGATCGCCCGCGAGCACAAAAAGCAGTTCAAACCCTACAAGCGCCAGGTGCGCGAGGAGATCGACAACCCGATGCTCGAACGGGTCGCGCCGCCCGGAACCGTCCTCCCGGACGTCCACCTCGAGTACCACCAGGACGGCCGGACCTTCGGCCGCCAGCTGGGCACCTACCCGCTACTGGTCGCGATTCCCGGCGAGCGCCCCATCGGCGAGACGATCGACGTCGCGGTCGTCGACCACGGCTACCGGTCGGTCACGGGGGTCCCGTACCCGCTGAATCTCAACGCGGCATCGATGGACGAACTCACCACAGTTCCGGGCGTCGGGAAACGGCGGGCCGGCGACATCGTGGTCAACCGGCCCTACGAGTCGGTCGCCGACGCCGGGGTCGACGCCGAGGTCGACCTCTCGCGGTTCGCGACCGCCCGCTCGAGCGAGCAGGCCGACTGA
- the fer gene encoding ferredoxin Fer, whose protein sequence is MSTDLPNIRVGRDAEGDDGDTRTLEYLNYEVLDERGWRLDDDDLFEKAAVADLDPTDYGRFEVAKNRYILDAAEDNGYDWPFECRAASCANCAAILREGEVSMDMDLILTEEEVEEKNIILTCQAVPTTDEVKIVYNAMHLPYLQDRVIGVREV, encoded by the coding sequence ATGTCAACGGACTTGCCCAACATTCGCGTCGGCCGTGACGCTGAGGGGGACGACGGGGACACGCGCACGCTCGAGTATCTCAACTACGAGGTACTGGACGAACGTGGCTGGCGACTGGACGACGACGACCTCTTCGAGAAGGCTGCGGTGGCGGACCTCGATCCGACGGATTACGGGCGCTTCGAGGTGGCGAAAAACCGGTACATCCTCGACGCAGCTGAAGACAACGGCTACGACTGGCCCTTCGAGTGTCGCGCCGCGTCGTGTGCGAACTGCGCCGCTATCCTGCGCGAAGGCGAGGTGTCGATGGACATGGACCTCATCCTCACCGAGGAGGAAGTCGAGGAGAAGAACATCATCCTGACGTGTCAGGCGGTCCCGACGACCGACGAGGTCAAGATCGTCTACAACGCGATGCACCTCCCGTACCTCCAGGATCGCGTCATCGGCGTTCGGGAAGTCTGA
- a CDS encoding DUF4242 domain-containing protein has translation MSDNGTREFLILRELDEPITYDELDEAATASGETLENLREEGVDISWEESEVLTNDEGSVVGTFCRYRAESEDAVREHAERAGLPATKVTRRGEPLEGE, from the coding sequence ATGTCAGATAATGGCACGCGCGAGTTTCTAATCCTCCGAGAGTTAGACGAGCCGATCACGTACGACGAACTCGACGAGGCGGCGACGGCGTCCGGCGAGACGCTCGAGAACCTCCGCGAGGAGGGCGTCGACATCAGCTGGGAGGAGTCGGAGGTGCTGACGAACGACGAGGGAAGCGTCGTCGGAACCTTCTGTCGGTACCGGGCCGAGAGCGAGGACGCGGTGAGAGAGCACGCAGAGCGGGCCGGCCTTCCCGCGACGAAAGTCACGCGACGGGGCGAGCCGCTCGAGGGGGAGTAG
- a CDS encoding ABC transporter substrate-binding protein — MRTRTFWALDDEDEDVVERLAAGLGADAGRVLAYLLLRADREREPATTVHLRIGTRLNRAAVVDAVERLESVGLLERTHVRDDDPGRPPTAWRPVGDPESAVRCAYERHADELLDRAADHAGIEDDRSGSTTGDLTVALNWRPNGLHLPVYAGETAGWYDEFGVDVTVDHYEGSRRALERVTAGDADVGVVGAATVARARATDVPVVPIAVLYQRAMTVLYTVREAFGEPLRSVEQLQGRRIGMPPNSETRVLGRLFLSQTAFADDIRIVDTTGEERDALLAGEADVVTGSITDPRQLERQGRTVDTLPITDHFPIYGPTVIVREDVLVDRAAALAGFLAGTTAGWADARCDPEPATARVAAVADDEPASIRRTFERAASRFGESDAMRERGWGWQRQEMWDRLRIALGQGRLLDE, encoded by the coding sequence ATGCGCACGCGTACCTTCTGGGCACTCGACGACGAGGACGAGGACGTCGTCGAGCGGCTGGCGGCCGGGCTCGGGGCCGACGCCGGCCGGGTCCTCGCGTACCTGCTGTTGCGTGCCGACCGCGAGCGCGAACCGGCGACGACCGTCCACCTCCGGATCGGGACCCGACTGAACCGGGCGGCTGTCGTCGACGCCGTCGAGCGACTCGAGTCCGTCGGACTGCTCGAGCGCACGCACGTTCGAGACGACGATCCCGGTCGCCCGCCGACGGCGTGGCGACCCGTCGGCGACCCCGAGTCGGCCGTCCGCTGTGCGTACGAACGCCACGCGGACGAGTTGCTCGACCGGGCTGCTGATCACGCGGGGATCGAGGATGACCGTTCCGGGTCGACGACCGGCGACCTCACCGTCGCGTTGAACTGGCGGCCGAACGGGCTCCACCTCCCCGTCTACGCCGGCGAGACGGCGGGGTGGTACGACGAGTTCGGCGTCGACGTGACCGTCGACCACTACGAGGGATCGCGACGCGCTCTCGAGCGGGTCACCGCCGGCGACGCAGACGTCGGCGTCGTCGGTGCCGCGACGGTCGCCCGCGCACGAGCGACGGACGTCCCGGTCGTTCCGATCGCGGTCCTCTACCAGCGGGCGATGACCGTCCTCTACACCGTCCGCGAGGCGTTCGGCGAGCCGCTGCGGAGCGTCGAGCAGCTGCAGGGGCGGCGGATCGGCATGCCGCCGAACTCCGAGACGCGGGTGCTCGGTCGGCTCTTCCTCTCGCAGACGGCGTTCGCCGACGACATCCGAATCGTCGACACGACCGGCGAGGAACGGGACGCGCTGCTCGCGGGCGAGGCGGACGTCGTGACCGGGTCGATCACCGATCCACGACAGCTTGAGCGGCAGGGGAGAACGGTCGACACGCTCCCCATCACGGATCACTTCCCCATCTACGGGCCGACGGTGATCGTTCGCGAGGACGTCCTCGTCGATCGGGCCGCGGCGCTCGCGGGCTTTCTCGCCGGAACGACGGCCGGCTGGGCCGACGCGCGATGCGACCCGGAGCCGGCCACAGCGCGGGTCGCCGCGGTGGCCGACGACGAACCGGCGTCGATCCGGCGGACGTTCGAGCGGGCGGCCTCGAGATTCGGCGAGAGCGACGCCATGCGCGAACGCGGCTGGGGGTGGCAGCGCCAGGAGATGTGGGATCGACTCCGAATCGCACTCGGACAGGGGCGACTGCTCGACGAATGA
- a CDS encoding ABC transporter ATP-binding protein, producing MIELDDVTVAFEDFTAIADVDLCVSGDEFVTVVGPSGCGKTTLLRTIAGLQEPTTGTVRIDGRPPDVAQANADVGFVFQQHTLLPWKSALENVVFLRTMADDPPERERARALLASMGLEGFEDARPQALSGGMKQRVAIARAIHLGADVLLLDEPFGELDEITRDELGVEIRALWRRERKTVVFVTHSVPEAVFLADRCVVMGGQPGRIQRTFEVDLPTPRDEEVFGSSAFQRQVAAVRRTLHETHGHE from the coding sequence ATGATCGAACTCGACGACGTCACGGTGGCGTTCGAGGACTTCACCGCGATCGCGGACGTCGACCTCTGCGTCAGCGGAGACGAGTTCGTCACCGTGGTCGGCCCGTCTGGCTGCGGAAAGACGACGCTCCTGCGGACGATTGCCGGACTGCAGGAGCCGACGACCGGCACCGTCCGCATCGACGGACGGCCACCTGACGTCGCCCAGGCGAACGCCGACGTCGGGTTCGTCTTCCAGCAACACACCCTGTTGCCGTGGAAGAGCGCACTCGAGAACGTGGTGTTCCTCCGGACGATGGCCGACGACCCGCCGGAGCGAGAGCGGGCGCGGGCGTTGCTCGCGTCGATGGGGCTCGAGGGGTTCGAGGACGCGCGCCCGCAGGCGCTGTCCGGCGGGATGAAACAGCGCGTCGCGATCGCCCGCGCCATCCACCTCGGCGCGGACGTCCTCCTGCTGGACGAACCGTTCGGCGAACTCGACGAGATCACCCGCGACGAACTCGGCGTCGAGATCAGAGCGCTCTGGCGGCGCGAACGGAAGACCGTCGTGTTCGTCACCCACAGCGTCCCCGAGGCGGTGTTCCTCGCCGACCGCTGCGTCGTGATGGGCGGACAGCCGGGACGGATCCAGCGGACGTTCGAGGTCGACCTGCCGACGCCGCGCGACGAGGAAGTGTTCGGCTCGAGCGCGTTCCAGCGCCAGGTCGCCGCGGTGCGACGGACGTTACACGAAACCCATGGCCACGAGTGA